One region of Acidimicrobiia bacterium genomic DNA includes:
- a CDS encoding glyoxalase/bleomycin resistance/extradiol dioxygenase family protein, which yields MGRLQLAIDVSNLEESIDFYSRLFATPPTKVRPGYANFSIADPPLKLVLFEDPTGGGTINHLGVEVETAEEVATAEARITGSDLTTTGVAGALCCYAEKTETWIHGPDETRWEWYVKTGDNEQFDNIDIEPEENGHACCS from the coding sequence ATGGGACGCTTACAATTAGCCATCGATGTCAGCAACCTAGAAGAATCCATTGACTTCTACTCCCGCTTATTCGCCACTCCACCCACCAAGGTGCGGCCCGGCTACGCCAACTTTTCTATTGCCGACCCGCCATTGAAGCTGGTGCTTTTCGAAGATCCCACCGGCGGCGGCACCATCAACCATTTAGGCGTTGAAGTGGAAACCGCCGAAGAAGTGGCTACCGCCGAAGCTCGAATCACTGGGTCTGATCTAACTACCACCGGGGTGGCCGGCGCTTTGTGCTGCTACGCCGAGAAAACCGAAACCTGGATTCATGGCCCCGACGAAACTCGCTGGGAATGGTACGTAAAAACCGGCGACAACGAGCAGTTTGACAACATCGACATCGAACCCGAAGAAAACGGCCACGCTTGCTGCAGTTGA